A window of the Scleropages formosus chromosome 21, fSclFor1.1, whole genome shotgun sequence genome harbors these coding sequences:
- the ier3 gene encoding radiation-inducible immediate-early gene IEX-1, whose amino-acid sequence MTVFARSDSLVLSIPSSSTSSSLYTEHFAFSQMPRSREPEIFTFEESPAAIPQPHRSASLRQRRKITRVMYPSKVRKYLPPAEKSPVKRWLIILCLVVCVQIYAEEGYTTESPAADSAAPDTTSPAPGEVELSFAEYHVLPFRSAELHARHMKDAGESSAEQKAERPPLNVINKTCPGPGTSSGEPGAGAAVYEQQSSGSCYVMALLYPVYHRLGSEQ is encoded by the coding sequence ATGACCGTGTTCGCCAGGTCCGACAGCCTGGTCCTTTCCATTccgagcagcagcaccagcagcagcctcTACACGGAGCACTTCGCCTTCAGCCAGATGCCCCGCAGCAGAGAGCCCGAGATCTTCACGTTCGAAGAGAGCCCCGCCGCTATTCCGCAGCCGCACAGGAGCGCGTCGCTGCGGCAGCGCAGGAAGATCACCCGGGTCATGTACCCGTCCAAGGTGCGCAAGTACCTGCCGCCCGCCGAGAAGAGCCCGGTGAAGCGCTGGCTCATCATCCTCTGCCTAGTGGTGTGCGTGCAGATCTACGCGGAGGAAGGCTACACCACGGAGAGTCCGGCCGCTGACAGCGCGGCTCCCGACACGACGAGCCCGGCCCCGGGCGAGGTGGAGCTCTCCTTCGCCGAGTACCACGTGCTCCCGTTCAGGTCCGCCGAGCTGCACGCGCGCCACATGAAAGACGCCGGCGAGTCGTCCGCAGAACAGAAGGCCGAGCGGCCCCCGCTCAACGTCATCAACAAGACGTGCCCCGGACCCGGCACCTCCTCCGGGGAGCCCGGCGCCGGAGCCGCAGTGTACGAGCAGCAGAGCAGCGGGAGCTGTTACGTGATGGCGCTCCTGTACCCTGTGTACCACCGGCTCGGCAGCGAGCAGTGA